The Osmerus eperlanus chromosome 7, fOsmEpe2.1, whole genome shotgun sequence genome includes a region encoding these proteins:
- the LOC134023729 gene encoding putative transmembrane protein 244 isoform X1 produces the protein MAFKVKVADTRTVLVHLLLCVLIFYSLYYMIASVCFGAFRLDHFDGLIPFDFKTEPTDSNSKYLVNLLSMELTYFCSGLLFAAVVRRWVWDYALTVTLLHILLTSLVMLEFPLVWQWWLALGSSLFLMICNGQLIAYFACQGDQSYPTLNSY, from the exons ACTGTGCTCGTGCACCTTCTCCTCTGCGTGCTCATTTTCTACTCTCTCTATTATATGATCGCGAGCGTGTGCTTCGGTGCTTTCAG GTTGGATCATTTTGATGGATTGATTCCGTTTGATTTCAAGACAGAGCCCACAGACTCCAACTCCAAATATTTGG tGAACCTGCTGTCTATGGAACTCACATACTTCTGTAGTGGTTTGCTGTTTGCTGCTGTGGTGAGGAGATGGGTCTGGGACTATGCCCTCACTGTCACCCTACTGCACATATTACTCACCAGCTTGg TGATGCTGGAGTTTCCCTTGGTGTGGCAATGGTGGTTGGCCTTAG GTAGCAGCTTGTTTCTGATGATCTGCAACGGACAGCTCATCGCTTACTTCGCCTGCCAGGGTGACCAGAGTTACCCCACCTTAAACAGCTACTga
- the LOC134023729 gene encoding putative transmembrane protein 244 isoform X2 — protein MIASVCFGAFRLDHFDGLIPFDFKTEPTDSNSKYLVNLLSMELTYFCSGLLFAAVVRRWVWDYALTVTLLHILLTSLVMLEFPLVWQWWLALGSSLFLMICNGQLIAYFACQGDQSYPTLNSY, from the exons ATGATCGCGAGCGTGTGCTTCGGTGCTTTCAG GTTGGATCATTTTGATGGATTGATTCCGTTTGATTTCAAGACAGAGCCCACAGACTCCAACTCCAAATATTTGG tGAACCTGCTGTCTATGGAACTCACATACTTCTGTAGTGGTTTGCTGTTTGCTGCTGTGGTGAGGAGATGGGTCTGGGACTATGCCCTCACTGTCACCCTACTGCACATATTACTCACCAGCTTGg TGATGCTGGAGTTTCCCTTGGTGTGGCAATGGTGGTTGGCCTTAG GTAGCAGCTTGTTTCTGATGATCTGCAACGGACAGCTCATCGCTTACTTCGCCTGCCAGGGTGACCAGAGTTACCCCACCTTAAACAGCTACTga
- the sgk2b gene encoding serine/threonine-protein kinase Sgk2b isoform X2 → MAVTEKKRRMSYSKMRGLVSFFTAVIKSKKAGFSGFVHKLMSNHQLCQQVKPSDFDYLKVIGKGSFGKVLLARHRNSNEYYAVKVLQKQAILRKREQRHVMVERSVLLKGLQHPFLVGLHFSFQTSNTLYFVLDFVNGGELFYHLQREGAFTEARATFYSAEMASALGYLHSLNIVYRDLKPENILLDAAGHVVLTDFGLCKEGVVMGGTMQTFCGTPEYLAPEVLLGHAYSRAVDWWGLGCVLYEMLYGLPPFYSRSKAVMFRNILHAPLRLKSGVSQSSHSLLQGLLERDCTKRLGGSNDLEELQSQPFFKSINWNDLVARKIRPPFIPKVTGPCDVQYFDREFTVMPVPASLGLVDRCQKGITNEAFSGFSYTPPPEFKASDSLNVP, encoded by the exons ATGGCCGTTACAGAGAAGAAACGCCGAATGTCATATTCCAAAATGAGAGGACTTGTGTCATTTTTCACCG CTGTGATCAAAAGCAAGAAAGCGGGCTTTAGCGGCTTCGTACACAAGCTAATGTCCAATCATCAACTCTGCCAACA GGTGAAGCCCTCAGATTTTGATTACCTAAAAGTCATTGGCAAAGGAAGCTTCGGAAAA gttCTGCTAgcgagacacagaaacagcaatGAATACTATGCAGTAAAAGTTCTTCAGAAACAGGCGATtctcaggaagagagag cAGAGGCATGTGATGGTGGAGAGGAGTGTTCTCCTGAAGGGGCTCCAGCACCCCTTCCTGGTGGGGCTTCACTTCTCCTTCCAGACCTCAAACACCCTCTACTTTGTCCTGGACTTTGTcaatggaggagag CTGTTCTACCATCTCCAGAGAGAAGGGGCCTTCACAGAAGCCAGAGCCACTTTCTACTCTGCAGAGATGGCTTCTGCCCTGGGCTACCTGCACTCCCTTAACATagtctacag agaCCTGAAGCCAGAGAACATCCTGTTGGATGCTGCAGGTCATGTGGTCCTGACTGATTTCGGGCTGTGCAAGGAGGGCGTGGTGATGGGCGGGACTATGCAGACCTTCTGTGGCACCCCAGAGTACCTGGCTCCAGAGGTGCTGCTGGGCCACGCCTACAGCAGGGCGGTGGACTGGTGGGGTCTGGGCTGTGTGCTGTACGAGATGCTCTACggcttg CCCCCATTCTACAGCCGCAGTAAGGCTGTGATGTTTAGAAACATCCTTCATGCACCCCTACGGCTCAAAAGTGGTGTGTCCCAGTCTTCCCATTCCCTGTTACAGGGACTACTGGAAAGGGACTGCACCAAACGCCTGGGAGGGAGCAATGATCTA gAAGAGCTGCAGAGCCAGCCTTTCTTCAAGTCCATCAACTGGAACGACCTCGTGGCCAGGAAGATCAGACCCCCTTTCATCCCTAAAGTG actGGTCCATGTGATGTGCAATACTTTGACCGCGAGTTCACGGTCATGCCTGTCCCAGCATCCCTGGGCCTCGTTGACAGGTGCCAGAAGGGCATCACTAACGAGGCCTTCTCAGGGTTCTCCTACACGCCCCCTCCAGAGTTCAAGGCCTCTGACTCCCTTAACGTCCCATAA
- the sgk2b gene encoding serine/threonine-protein kinase Sgk2b isoform X1, with protein MAVTEKKRRMSYSKMRGLVSFFTAVIKSKKAGFSGFVHKLMSNHQLCQHLDTQGILLREGSTREEIEGREEGGALHLQCSLDCDDTQVKPSDFDYLKVIGKGSFGKVLLARHRNSNEYYAVKVLQKQAILRKREQRHVMVERSVLLKGLQHPFLVGLHFSFQTSNTLYFVLDFVNGGELFYHLQREGAFTEARATFYSAEMASALGYLHSLNIVYRDLKPENILLDAAGHVVLTDFGLCKEGVVMGGTMQTFCGTPEYLAPEVLLGHAYSRAVDWWGLGCVLYEMLYGLPPFYSRSKAVMFRNILHAPLRLKSGVSQSSHSLLQGLLERDCTKRLGGSNDLEELQSQPFFKSINWNDLVARKIRPPFIPKVTGPCDVQYFDREFTVMPVPASLGLVDRCQKGITNEAFSGFSYTPPPEFKASDSLNVP; from the exons ATGGCCGTTACAGAGAAGAAACGCCGAATGTCATATTCCAAAATGAGAGGACTTGTGTCATTTTTCACCG CTGTGATCAAAAGCAAGAAAGCGGGCTTTAGCGGCTTCGTACACAAGCTAATGTCCAATCATCAACTCTGCCAACA CCTGGACACCcaggggattcttcttcgggagGGCAGCACGAGAGAGGAGattgaggggagagaagaggggggggcacTG CATCTCCAGTGCTCACTAGACTGTGATGACACTCA GGTGAAGCCCTCAGATTTTGATTACCTAAAAGTCATTGGCAAAGGAAGCTTCGGAAAA gttCTGCTAgcgagacacagaaacagcaatGAATACTATGCAGTAAAAGTTCTTCAGAAACAGGCGATtctcaggaagagagag cAGAGGCATGTGATGGTGGAGAGGAGTGTTCTCCTGAAGGGGCTCCAGCACCCCTTCCTGGTGGGGCTTCACTTCTCCTTCCAGACCTCAAACACCCTCTACTTTGTCCTGGACTTTGTcaatggaggagag CTGTTCTACCATCTCCAGAGAGAAGGGGCCTTCACAGAAGCCAGAGCCACTTTCTACTCTGCAGAGATGGCTTCTGCCCTGGGCTACCTGCACTCCCTTAACATagtctacag agaCCTGAAGCCAGAGAACATCCTGTTGGATGCTGCAGGTCATGTGGTCCTGACTGATTTCGGGCTGTGCAAGGAGGGCGTGGTGATGGGCGGGACTATGCAGACCTTCTGTGGCACCCCAGAGTACCTGGCTCCAGAGGTGCTGCTGGGCCACGCCTACAGCAGGGCGGTGGACTGGTGGGGTCTGGGCTGTGTGCTGTACGAGATGCTCTACggcttg CCCCCATTCTACAGCCGCAGTAAGGCTGTGATGTTTAGAAACATCCTTCATGCACCCCTACGGCTCAAAAGTGGTGTGTCCCAGTCTTCCCATTCCCTGTTACAGGGACTACTGGAAAGGGACTGCACCAAACGCCTGGGAGGGAGCAATGATCTA gAAGAGCTGCAGAGCCAGCCTTTCTTCAAGTCCATCAACTGGAACGACCTCGTGGCCAGGAAGATCAGACCCCCTTTCATCCCTAAAGTG actGGTCCATGTGATGTGCAATACTTTGACCGCGAGTTCACGGTCATGCCTGTCCCAGCATCCCTGGGCCTCGTTGACAGGTGCCAGAAGGGCATCACTAACGAGGCCTTCTCAGGGTTCTCCTACACGCCCCCTCCAGAGTTCAAGGCCTCTGACTCCCTTAACGTCCCATAA